One Nitrospina watsonii DNA segment encodes these proteins:
- the gatB gene encoding Asp-tRNA(Asn)/Glu-tRNA(Gln) amidotransferase subunit GatB, with product MKYETVIGLEVHAQLKTQSKIFCSCSTEFGKAPNQNTCPICLGMPGVLPVLNRRVVEYAMKACLATHCEIQPMNQFARKNYFYPDLPKGYQVSQFDLPIGLAGHLTIQTPDGPKRIGLTRIHMEEDAGKSIHGENLGEAGQSYVDYNRTGVPLIEIVSEPELRSAEDAREYLVALKSVLQYAEVSDCNMEEGSFRCDANVSLRPVGQKEFGTRVELKNINSFKFVQKAIEHEVERQTKVLNQGDPVVQETRLYDANRNLTFSMRSKEEAHDYRYFPEPDLVPIVCSAEWVESIRQTLPEMPEAKRLRFVEQYGIPEYDAGVLTTSRQLADYFEECVALFNQPKPVSNWIMGDLMRLMNLDDRDIRDCPVTPAQLAGMLKLIDAGTLSGKMAKTVFETMYKTGKEPAVIIKEQGLTQISDEGELGRIVDDIIAASPEQVEQFKAGRDKVLSYFIGQAMKASKGQANPGLLNQLFKDKLSRS from the coding sequence ATGAAATACGAAACGGTCATCGGACTGGAAGTCCACGCCCAGCTGAAAACCCAATCCAAGATTTTCTGTTCCTGCTCCACGGAATTCGGGAAAGCGCCCAACCAGAACACCTGCCCGATCTGCCTCGGCATGCCGGGGGTGCTGCCGGTGCTCAACCGCAGGGTGGTGGAGTATGCCATGAAAGCCTGCCTGGCGACGCATTGCGAGATCCAGCCGATGAACCAGTTCGCGCGCAAAAATTATTTTTACCCGGATCTGCCGAAGGGCTACCAGGTATCGCAATTCGACCTGCCCATCGGCCTGGCCGGACACCTGACCATCCAGACTCCGGACGGCCCCAAACGCATCGGCCTGACCCGTATCCACATGGAAGAAGACGCCGGCAAATCCATCCACGGCGAAAACCTGGGCGAGGCGGGCCAGAGCTATGTCGATTACAACCGCACCGGCGTGCCGTTGATCGAGATCGTCAGCGAGCCGGAGCTGCGCAGCGCCGAGGACGCGCGGGAATACCTCGTCGCCCTGAAATCCGTGCTCCAGTACGCCGAGGTCAGCGACTGCAACATGGAAGAAGGCAGTTTCCGCTGCGACGCCAACGTGTCGCTGCGCCCCGTCGGCCAGAAAGAATTCGGCACCCGCGTCGAATTGAAAAACATCAACTCCTTCAAATTCGTACAAAAGGCCATTGAGCACGAAGTTGAGCGCCAGACCAAGGTCCTCAATCAGGGCGACCCGGTGGTGCAGGAAACGCGGCTGTACGACGCCAACCGCAACCTCACCTTTTCCATGCGTTCCAAGGAGGAGGCGCACGATTACCGTTATTTTCCGGAACCCGACCTCGTGCCGATCGTGTGTAGCGCGGAATGGGTCGAGTCCATCCGCCAGACCCTGCCGGAAATGCCGGAGGCCAAACGCCTGCGCTTCGTCGAGCAGTACGGCATCCCGGAGTACGATGCCGGGGTGCTGACCACCTCGCGCCAACTCGCTGATTATTTTGAAGAATGCGTGGCCCTGTTCAACCAGCCGAAGCCGGTCAGCAACTGGATCATGGGCGACCTGATGCGGCTGATGAATCTCGACGACCGCGACATCCGCGATTGCCCGGTGACGCCGGCGCAACTGGCGGGCATGCTGAAGCTGATCGACGCAGGCACCCTGAGCGGCAAGATGGCCAAGACGGTGTTCGAGACCATGTACAAGACCGGCAAGGAACCGGCGGTCATCATCAAGGAACAGGGGCTGACGCAGATTTCCGACGAGGGCGAACTGGGCAGGATCGTGGATGACATCATCGCCGCCAGCCCCGAGCAGGTCGAGCAGTTCAAGGCCGGACGCGACAAGGTATTGAGTTATTTCATCGGCCAGGCCATGAAAGCAAGCAAGGGCCAGGCCAATCCGGGTTTGCTGAATCAACTCTTTAAAGACAAGCTGAGCCGGTCCTGA
- a CDS encoding tetratricopeptide repeat protein produces MKRITHWIGVGGVLFALLLQATPAAATWPGIEIALWDPHFAKHDRKDPQYLKVLELAQNGQFTEAMQWVDRLHEERPSKGTPVILKALLLYELGQYRDAHQTLLHGRNIQPRHPAIHYANCEIYRKLGVVDLSKRSCEIAINQHQHAQVPEAHYEYALTLAANGEMSKANRALQEAAAQDATDPVYLYEQGMNSFYLNDLHAAEQAFLKALERDPQHIDSLYQLGYLHAVQNHLEKAQSFLEQLYGMRTSHPKVDSARQLIEMIKKGRVDELPKRVIPQEYHLSRSRSLYQAGEYGLALFEIQTAARLNPKDKPTQEILVGLASLLLRLDLTESAIETLLANIDNDPILRAKSYQELGDLNALRGNMKEARTFYQKSMELGDPDNLAKTSLSELPPNQHDIPGALHPDELFFQPAEALNRRGELFSHYGMHKRALAVYSMVLRMDPNHLMAKLNTAATHYNTGEYGRSISILEKISMRHPNHPYILSHHVLLAKCYAQKGDEPQMVRNLLYVKENKPEILVTLKLDPAFKNYRHLELFR; encoded by the coding sequence TTGAAACGAATCACGCATTGGATTGGAGTGGGAGGCGTCCTGTTCGCCCTCCTGTTGCAGGCAACCCCCGCCGCCGCCACCTGGCCGGGCATCGAGATCGCGCTCTGGGACCCCCATTTCGCCAAGCATGATCGGAAGGACCCGCAATACCTGAAGGTGCTGGAACTGGCTCAAAACGGGCAGTTCACCGAGGCCATGCAATGGGTGGACCGGCTCCATGAGGAACGGCCCAGCAAGGGCACGCCGGTGATCCTGAAAGCGCTCCTGCTCTATGAGCTGGGACAGTACCGCGACGCGCATCAAACTCTTTTGCACGGACGCAACATCCAGCCGCGGCATCCGGCCATCCATTACGCCAACTGCGAAATCTACCGCAAGCTGGGCGTCGTCGATCTGTCCAAGCGAAGCTGTGAAATCGCCATCAATCAGCACCAGCACGCACAGGTTCCGGAAGCGCATTACGAGTACGCGCTCACTCTGGCCGCCAACGGGGAAATGAGCAAAGCCAACCGGGCACTGCAAGAGGCCGCCGCACAGGATGCGACCGACCCCGTTTACCTGTACGAACAGGGCATGAACTCTTTTTATCTGAACGACCTGCACGCCGCGGAACAGGCGTTTCTCAAAGCTCTCGAGCGCGATCCCCAACATATCGACTCGCTGTATCAACTCGGCTACCTGCACGCTGTGCAGAATCACCTGGAAAAAGCGCAGTCCTTCCTGGAACAGCTTTACGGCATGCGTACCAGCCATCCAAAGGTGGACTCCGCCCGCCAACTGATTGAAATGATCAAGAAGGGCCGCGTCGATGAATTGCCGAAACGAGTGATCCCGCAAGAGTACCACCTCAGCCGGTCGCGATCTCTGTACCAGGCCGGCGAATACGGGCTGGCGCTGTTTGAAATCCAGACGGCGGCCAGGCTGAACCCCAAAGACAAACCCACGCAGGAAATTCTCGTTGGTCTCGCCAGCCTGCTGCTGCGGCTGGACCTGACCGAGTCGGCGATCGAAACCCTGCTTGCCAACATCGATAACGACCCGATCCTGCGGGCCAAGTCCTATCAGGAACTGGGGGACCTCAATGCATTGCGCGGCAACATGAAGGAAGCCCGCACGTTTTATCAGAAATCCATGGAACTGGGCGACCCGGACAACCTGGCCAAGACCAGCCTGTCGGAGCTGCCGCCCAACCAGCACGATATCCCCGGCGCACTGCACCCGGACGAATTGTTTTTCCAGCCTGCGGAAGCGCTGAACCGCAGGGGCGAACTGTTTTCCCACTACGGCATGCATAAACGCGCTCTCGCCGTGTATTCGATGGTGCTGCGCATGGACCCAAACCATCTCATGGCGAAGTTGAACACCGCAGCCACCCATTACAACACCGGGGAATATGGACGCTCCATCTCCATATTGGAAAAGATTTCCATGCGCCATCCCAACCATCCGTACATCCTGTCACACCATGTACTGTTGGCGAAGTGCTACGCGCAAAAAGGCGACGAACCGCAAATGGTGCGTAACCTGCTATATGTCAAAGAGAATAAACCGGAGATTCTGGTCACTCTGAAACTGGATCCGGCTTTCAAAAACTACCGGCACCTGGAATTGTTCCGCTGA
- a CDS encoding Lcl C-terminal domain-containing protein, which translates to MQWITQGAGWVLLVLWMLLAPSGSTDGHAASDSPEARSQDRRFIDHGDGTVSDTETGLMWLKKDSYLDTGRWLDWRQSFDYVQKLNDDTFAGHIDWRMPTVDELKTLYEADKTNSAQVGREMIIHIDPIFAREGCGSLWSSETNGHFNSFGLIFNTGTRFSANKNSRGRKATRAVRIIHNPEFRKKYLDQ; encoded by the coding sequence ATGCAATGGATAACGCAGGGAGCCGGATGGGTTCTGCTGGTCCTTTGGATGCTGCTGGCTCCGTCCGGAAGCACCGACGGCCATGCCGCTTCCGACAGTCCGGAGGCCCGCTCTCAGGACCGGCGCTTCATCGATCACGGCGACGGCACCGTCAGCGACACAGAGACGGGACTCATGTGGCTCAAGAAGGATTCCTATCTGGATACGGGCCGCTGGCTCGACTGGCGGCAATCGTTCGATTATGTGCAGAAGCTGAACGACGACACGTTCGCCGGACACATCGATTGGCGCATGCCTACGGTGGACGAACTCAAGACCCTGTACGAAGCCGATAAAACCAACAGCGCCCAGGTCGGACGCGAGATGATCATTCACATCGACCCAATCTTCGCCAGGGAAGGCTGCGGCTCGCTGTGGTCGTCGGAGACGAACGGTCACTTCAACTCTTTCGGCCTGATCTTCAATACAGGCACGCGGTTCTCCGCCAACAAAAATTCACGCGGCCGCAAAGCCACCCGTGCCGTGCGAATCATTCACAACCCCGAATTTCGCAAGAAATACCTCGATCAATAA
- a CDS encoding SDR family NAD(P)-dependent oxidoreductase → MRLENKTVIITGGGTGIGFACAERFHKEGARLALFGRRKEVLRAAAKRLGPDVLAVPGDITREDDVDMLVELTLKQFGRIDVLVNNAGTLGGWPLHETSSDAWDEVLNTNLRGLFLLTRRVLQQMVKQQSGSIVHVSSILGLVAVPQTGAYNVSKGALNQLCRSIAVEYGPMNIRSNAICPGMVETDMTEALRANEDMMTDWKEHYYPMRRFARPEEVANACLFLASDESSFITGTLLPVDGGFTAM, encoded by the coding sequence ATGAGACTTGAAAACAAGACCGTCATCATCACCGGCGGCGGCACCGGCATCGGCTTCGCCTGCGCGGAGCGGTTTCACAAGGAAGGCGCGCGCCTCGCCCTGTTCGGTCGCCGAAAGGAAGTACTGAGAGCGGCGGCAAAGCGCCTGGGCCCGGATGTCCTCGCGGTGCCGGGGGACATCACCCGCGAGGACGATGTGGACATGCTGGTCGAACTCACCCTGAAGCAGTTCGGCCGGATCGACGTGCTGGTGAACAACGCCGGAACGCTCGGCGGCTGGCCGCTGCACGAAACCAGCAGCGATGCCTGGGATGAGGTGCTGAACACGAATCTGCGCGGCCTGTTCCTGCTCACCCGCCGGGTATTGCAGCAGATGGTGAAACAGCAGTCCGGTTCCATCGTCCACGTCAGTTCGATCCTCGGCCTGGTCGCCGTGCCGCAGACCGGGGCTTACAATGTCTCCAAAGGCGCGCTCAACCAATTGTGCCGCTCCATCGCCGTCGAATACGGCCCCATGAACATCCGTTCGAATGCCATCTGTCCCGGCATGGTGGAAACCGACATGACCGAAGCACTGCGCGCCAATGAGGACATGATGACAGACTGGAAGGAGCATTACTACCCGATGCGCCGTTTTGCCCGGCCGGAGGAAGTGGCCAACGCCTGCCTGTTTCTCGCCAGCGACGAGTCGTCCTTCATCACCGGCACCCTGCTGCCTGTGGACGGGGGATTCACCGCCATGTAG